The Aedes albopictus strain Foshan chromosome 2, AalbF5, whole genome shotgun sequence region TGCATCCCCAGGAAATGTCGGACATCGCCAAGGTTCTTGATGGCGAACTCCTCTTCAAGATGCCGCAACATTGAACGAAACTCCTCCACGGATTGTGTAGCGACAATCATATCATCCATATATATGAGGATTGAGGATGTATAGGCACGGATCGGCTTTCGATTGGACGAACCCCATCGCTTTGAATACGGAATCCACATTCTTGTTCAATATGCGTTCGGACTGCTTGAGGCCGTATAGGCTCTTCTTCAGACGACAAACGGTGTGTTCTGTTCCGGAATGGAAACCCTCGGGTTGGCGCATATAGATGACTTCATCCAGCACTCCATTTAGGTACGCCGTCTTGACATCCACATGCTTCACGAACCAATTATTGCGGGCAGCGACAGTCAGCAGCACGCGAAACCCGAAACGTAATTTGCTTCGCCACGGGCGCGAAAACTTTGTCGTTATCGACACCAAACTTTTGCGTGAAGCCTTGTGCTACAATCCTTGCTTTATGCCGTTTGAAATTTCCTTGTTCGTCCTGTTTGGTTTTGAACAACCATTTGCAGCCCACTGCACGCTTGCCGGGTGTCGAGTCAACTAGTTCCCATGAGTTGTTTCGCATTAACTCACGATATTCTTCCTTCATTGCAGCTCTCCAGTGGTCAGCGTCTGCGGATCGCAACGTTTCGGTAAAACTGCGGGGGTCATCGCAGCcctgtagggtccacttccggaagcaactcttgcaacggcaaactccagctctccagttcagaagctttctccggtcgttcggattcaccagacttcccacaggttcgctgtccgtcgtccgccgacgaCGCTCCACTTTTATCGcgactgtcactctacacgctcattcgtaaatGCTCAATTCGCACCAcatacacactcaatgtaaacatagagagtgcatgccagtacaaaccctacaagCCCTTGCTCACGAGACAGTTGCTGGTCGACGCTCCTTGTTGCGTTTGCTGCTGGCTCACAGCGGGAACCGATGCGACTCGTGAAGTACCGGCGGTTGATCGATCCTGATGCTGTTCTGGAAATTGGTAGGAGGGTAGGCCTTTGTTCGGAAGATAAAAGTCATGATACTTGCCTGGGAAAACGCGCTCCCTGCTGCTGCGCCTCAACACCTGTGACTCTGGATATGAAGATTTTTGCGGGGAGAGCGCAATGATTGTCACGTCCCCGGATGCCTCATCCGAAAGATCGCCTTCGCTGGTGTCTGCTTGCGAGAAGTAGTTTGAAGCATCGGACTCGACCGACTGGTCATCTTCGGGCTGAACCTCTTCCGGATGGGGTCGCTCATCTGGTTTGAGCGACTGAACGACGACGACTTCACCTGGTGGTTCTTCAAAGTCAAGCTTCACAAACGTACGGACTGGTGTAGGCTTCCTAAGTGGAGCAGATGCCGGACTTGGTGACGGCACATGAGACGGCTCACTGATGAAGACGACGTCACGACACTTCCTAGACACAGGATCGTACAGGCGGTATGCCTTCGTGTCTTCGTCGAATCCCACGAGAACGGATTCCTTCGATTTGGCGTCCAATTTGCGCCGCTTTTGCTTCGGGATGTGTGCCATGACCTTGGCACCGAACACACGGATGTGTGCCAAATCCGGCTTGCGGCCACTCCGGCGTTTGCTTGTGCCCCCTGGTCGGGGAACGGTTCACCAAGTATGTGGCAGCTGCCACCGCTTCGGCCCAGAATGCCTTGGGTAGATTCGCCTCAAACAGCAAACATCGAGCCCTCTCGACAATTGTCCGGTTTACGCGCTCCGCTAAACCGTTTTTGTAGCGGGGTATACTCCGTCGACGTCTGGTGTCGAATGCCCAGTTCCTTCAACCGTTTCTGGAAAGACTTATTAATGTATTGCTCACCATTGTCCGTTCGAAGAATCTTCAGTTGCACCCGGTTTGACGCTCAGTCTGAGTGCGGAAATGGTCGAATGCTTGCAGAACTTCCAtctcggatttctccaagaaataaaCGGAAATACGTCTCATCTTATCGTCGGTAAAGGATATGTGATACCGACTACACCGCCCAACGAGGACTCCTCAATGGGTCCACAGATGTCGGAATGtactacacggaaaaatattataacccaaagaataagttttaaaaactcaaatttgactaaactgcttaaagttttaactcaaagttgggttgttttctccctcgccccaccgcaatgttttcgaaaacaaagagagaagcaccgacgcatccgctgctcttccgtggaagaagccaaatttgggttttcttgagttaacccaaatttgcgtcaattgaggcctccgttgggtgaaaataacttaccactgggttaatttttttgccgctctcaaacgagaactacacactcgccactatcgctgtttgacgcaaatttgagtaattccacggaagaccgggattgcgtcaaaacatcttaaatttaggttcatttgtagttccgtgtaactCCAACACTTCGCTGGCTCGATGTCCCTTCTTCGGAAACGGTAGACGAGGCTGTTTTCCCATCGCACAGATGACACAATCTTCGCATTTTGCCTCGCTGAACTGGATGCCAGAAGTCAGTCCAACCTTCAGCTGCTTTAGTCCGCCGGTGTTCAGATGTCCCATTCTTCTGTGCCACACTTCCATACCACTTGGAGTGCAtgccagcgacgacgacgacgacttttTCTCATCGAATCGAAACAGGCCTTTCTCCACATCGTGGCAACCCGTTGCTATGACGACGCCTGACGGATCGAGCACCTTCACACCGCTTGCAGAAAATTGCACCATGTGACCGCGGCGAACGATTTGACTTACCGAGAGGTTATTCGACATCGACGGGATGAATTTCACATCGTTTACTTCTATCGGTGGGCTTTCGGGAGAGCAATTTGCAATTTCGGGAGAGTTTCGCTAAACCGGTGGCTACGATGTTCATAGCAACATTATCCGCTGCCACAACTGTGCCGCTGGCTGCCCTGGCGTTCACCAGAAGACTTTTGTCGTTGGTGAAATGGTCCGACGCTCCTGAATCGAATTCCACGCTGTGGAATCTGCACCATGGTTCGTCGACAAAACTGCACTGAACGCTGACCCTTGGTTCGCTTGACAGTCTCGGGCGATGTGTCCAAACTTTTTGCAACGCTAGCACCTGGGTCCCCTCGGCTGCTCGGCTGAATTCTCGTGTGCGCTTTGCGGTTTTCTCGCCGGCGGGCCCTTTTGCCAACAAACGCTGTCTTGTCTCTCGTCGTCtgtacttcctggagaaatttggttTTTATGCTGTCGCCGGTGATCGCCGTTCCAGAGCTTTCCAGTGCCATAATCATCGGTCTTTACTCCTCCGGCAGTCCGGCTAGCAACAACGTTCCAACCCATTCTTCCGATATGTCGAATCCAGCACCCCGGAGCTGGTGGGCAGTTGAAAAGATGGAGTCACACGCGGCCAACGTGGTGGTGATGAGCTTCCTGAGGAGTCCTACACGCCGGGTCAGGCCGGTGTCCTCGAATGCCGCCTCCAAGGCCGCCTCAAGCTTCGCCCATACCTCGCGGGTCGTTTTTGCGTCCTTCACGTGTACGTGATTGACGGGGTCGATTAGAAGGATTATTTTAGCACGCGCGTTCCTATCCTTACGTGCGTCCACTGCCGGGAATGTTCCGTCAGGGTTGGCTATCGGGTTCACGGCTTCCCAAAGGTCCTCGAGTTCCAAAAATGTCTCCACCGCGAATTTCCACGTGGTCCAGTTTTCACGGCCAAACGTTCGATGCACGGTAGCGTTGACGAAATTTGAACTGCGTTCGGGTTTCCTTGGAGGTTACCGATTCCGCGGCATTTTCCGGCGATGCCATGTTCACTTTTCTTTCATTTTTCCTACTTTTTCACCCGGCCCATAACCTTTTAGGAAGAGCCGTAGAAAGAAAACTACACTTCAGTTGACGGGTCAACTaggaatgaaaattttatttaaaatctaTACTACGCCTACTGTCATGGGTTTAGGCGTCGCTGTGGTTTACATATTTAAATTCAAATATACTGCACGCCTACTGCTACTGACGACAGgatattatgataccaaaattagttatataaaatagaaattaagaTACTGAATAACATAAGattaatttattcattcatttattcataTTTTAGTCTTTTACAGGCTCGTTAATAAATCTCATATTAATTTTTATGTCATATGCTGCTATGCCTACCAAGCGAGGACCCTTTTCCTAAAGCTCGAGCAGATTGGTGGCAAGCACACTTTTTTGTAAACAACGCCGGTTGATGTTTGTAAACAACTAACAAACAGCTGATCCAATTTTGCAAATTTTTGCTTTTAGCAATAATTTTGTGAGTGAATCGTCCACTTTTGAACATTTTAAGACTGAAACAAGTGTAAACAAATGGACCCAGACGTGAAGCAATCTGTTCCAAATGGTTCCATAGCTGATGCCGCTGATTCCCACACGGATTGTCGGCTTTGTTTGGGCGGAGAGCGGCTTGAAGACATTTTCGATCAGGTGGCAGATCTTCAACAGTGGATTTCGGAATATCTTTCGATTGTGGTAACTATTCTTCAACTTTTACAAAGACTAGTCATCAACATATCTAAATACCCAGCAAGAACTTCAGCAGCAGTGCGAAAACAGAGTAGGCGTGGAGATGGGCTTTTATATTTGATATTTTTCCAAACAGATGTCATTCCTGTAATAATCGTAGTGCAACATATTACAACATTTTTGTTCTTCCCAATTCAACGAAACCTGGTTTTACTTCGTAGATTACAACAGGTTGTGATAAACGTTTGAAAAAGAGCAGATTTTTTGTTGGGAGCATACGTTCAGGAGGAGAAATGGATTTCGCAAAGCTAGTAATCAAGCGACTTTCTTACGACAATTATGAAACTTCGACGATTCGAGATCGGCAGGTGTTAATAGGAGAGCAGCTATGTATGGGCCGAAACTCCAGATGAGGAGAGAACGACTCAGTGGCCGATAAAGTATGAATGGCGCTGCAAACGAGTAGATTTCAGATCGAGGACATTCAATTAAGAATTATCAAGGATGCTGCCACCGCACGAGAAGCATGGGTGTTGCTGAAAAAGTATGACCTACGTTAAGGTTTCGTCGGTTGAAAAAGTTGCTCTAATCAAGAAGCTGTCGAAACTTAGAACTTGCATGCGGCAGCATCTTGTCGAATTTGAAGATCTGTTTGAGAGAATCGAGAATGTTGGATGCATCATCTTGGCAAGTTTGCCTCAATCTTATGACAGCTTAGGTGGCATCAATTCAGGGTCAGATGGACGTTTTCACTATGATTTTTGTAAAAACGAAGCTGCTGGCTGGAAGAATTCGAGCGACGTCATGGACGAAGTGATGAATTTGCCGATCGGAAAGCCCTTGCAGTGAATTATGCTATGATGCTATGCTATGATACAAAGGGGAAGATTACTGTATTTGCGGATAATGGAAAGGGATGTTCTGTTACAGTGTCGCCACAGGACTTGATTGTGGTTCCCGGATTACCGATAACCTGGGTATTTAAAATGTTGTGCAGTCATAGCTAGCAATGAGGATAAATTGATACTGCTAACACTATCTAATATGAGTTGATGTTCCAGATTCATCCAAACGACTGTTTAAGTCACTCGATATGCGTGAATTGCCGAGAAcgactggaggaattctgtgacTACCAGCAGCGCTGCGTAGAAATACAACATGTTCAGCGAAGTGAAAGTTCTATGATAGTGTGTGATGGAGACACGACATTTACCCTAAATCAGTTGGGTAAAGTAGAAGCAATAAAAAAGGAACCTGGATCAATGGAAAACTCACAGCAGATTTGTAGGCTGTGTTTAGGCAGGGAATGCGTCGACGATGTTTTCAACTACGGAGATCTACATCGGTGGATATCGGATTACTTGTCTATTGAGGTAAAATAGGATAGTcactttttaaaatttaaatcCGTTCGTTAATAGATAATGCTTTCAGATTTCAAATGAAGACAGCATACGTCGGTTTTGCTGTGCCATGTGCAGGATTcgactggaagaattccggaatttTCACCTGCGATGCTTGGAGGTTCAAACACAACTGTTGAATAGTAATGTCACTGTCGTGAAGGTAGAACCAACAGAAACTACTGCGGAGGATTTCGAAAGTTCAAAGATTGTAGAAGAAACTCATGGTGAGCAGTCGATCCAGTGCAACGTATGCCATAAGGTGATAAAAGGCTCGAAACATCTTAAGGACAGGCTAAGGTACCACATGGTGATACATGGGCCGAGGAAATACGCGTGTACCATGTGTGAGAAAGCCTTTGTGAAGAGGTAAATGATATGTTAAGTGGTTCCGAACGTTCTCTCCAATACATATATTGGTAGTTGTGCGATTCTACTATTTATTATAACAATTCAATAGCTTCAGAATTTACAAATTTTACCTAATCGAACATTTTACACTAGGGAATGAAAAAACAACTTACTTTCTCAGAATATTTAAGAGAATGATTGAAAACTCTAACTAATGTTATATCGTTGATGATACATTCTGATCGTTTTAAGAACTTCATTAGTACAATTTTCTTTTGTTATCGCTCGTAGGTAATCAGATTACGTTTTCTTTTCAGTTCCCATTTAAAAGATCACATGAAGGTACACAACAAAATTGATGAAGAACCAGTCGAGTGTAAAGTGTGCCATAAAATGCTCAAAAACATGAACTCATTCCGAGTACATAAGATATCTCATGGGCCGAAGAAACACGTATGTGTCATTTGCGACAAAGCGTACGCAGTGCGGTAAGATGTTAGTGAAAACGGGGCGTTTTTCCGTTATATTACAATATTATTTGTGCATTTcagtcaaaatttaaaaaagcatATGCAGAGTCACAAAAGCAAATCTACATTTGAAGCAGTTAAGCAGCACTCTGATCACCCATTCAGGTGTGACGTATGTTTCAAATTATTAAAAAACCAAATATCGCTACGATACCATAAGAAGATCCACCAACCGAAAAGAAAAGTGTGTCCCATTTGCAATGCTGCCTTCGTCCGGTCGTAAGTCTAAAAATTAAGTCTGGTAAAATTgacatagaaaaaaaaagtttctctcACTTTTAGTCGAGATTTAAGAGATCATTCGGCAACTCACAGTTCTTCGAATGGAACGGAAGACGGCGAAAAGCATATAGCTCTTCCATTCAAATGTAACATATGTCCTAGAGCCTACAAAAGATATAACAGTCTTCAAGGACACATAAAGACTCATGGACCGGACAAATACCGGTGCTCTCTTTGCAGCAAAGAGTTTGCCGAACAGTAAAAACTTTATGCTAATTATTTAGAGAACTTCATAAATATACCCTTTTTGATTCCAGGCAACGGTTGAAGGCTCATATGAAAACTCATAACAAGTACAGTGCACAATCTGTTGAAGAGATAGGAGAGGCCGAGTTGAATAAGTTTCTTTCTGGCGTTCCATTCGAATGTAAAATATGTCCTCTAATATACCATTCTCAAAAAGACTTGTCAAAACACATCCTCAACGTACATAAAGGCAAAAATCAAACTACGTTGGGAATAGAAAAGTGGTAAGGACAGTAATACTTCGCTTGTTGAAATGCGCCCAATCAATCGTTTCTCTTGTTTTAGTTCACCGTTAGATATGCAGAAATCTGACGACATAGTAGATGCCCTAGATCCATTCAAGTGTACCGTATGTCGCAAGGCTTTCAGGACAAAGGCTCAACTGATGGAGCACATGAGAAAGATTCGAGCCAAAATGACTATCGAGTGTTCCATTTGCCGGGAGAGATTTGGTTCACGGTAAGTTCTACACAGATAGATCCGTGTTGCATTGTAATTGCATAATTTGATTTTATTTAACTTTAGTGAGTTGCTTGACAAGCACATCAAAGATGCCATCCATGCTGAGAGGAGTACACAGGGCAATGGAAACAATGCCGGAAATTCAATGGATGACGATATGTTTGAAGCAGAAGAGATTAAAGTGGAAATACAGTCGGATAGCGATGACTAATATAAACTATGGTTCTTAGTTATCAATGCCGAATCACTGCCAgactgtgttacgtttgtaaattgttgtgaacattttgtcagtttattttgaatgttatactaaggtttgtacatctgtccctgaatcttaatgtgcatttgtagtgctccaaacattttaggagtgatccagtacaaaacacgcaagccatcccctaacacggacatcaaattgtagacggtcttgtgttgttgctcgaATCGAGATGCCCCTTagaattagaaattcctagaccaaaacaagctatgaatgcagcaacagatgNNNNNNNNNNNNNNNNNNNNNNNNNNNNNNNNNNNNNNNNNNNNNNNNNNNNNNNNNNNNNNNNNNNNNNNNNNNNNNNNNNNNNNNNNNNNNNNNNNNNNNNNNNNNNNNNNNNNNNNNNNNNNNNNNNNNNNNNNNNNNNNNNNNNNNNNNNNNNNNNNNNNNNNNNNNNNNNNNNNNNNNNNNNNNNNNNNNNNNNNNNNNNNNNNNNNNNNNNNNNNNNNNNNNNNNNNNNNNNNNNNNNNNNNNNNNNNNNNNNNNNNNNNNNNNNNNNNNNNNNNNNNNNNNNNNNNNNNNNNNNNNNNNNNNNNNNNNNNNNNNNNNNNNNNNNNNNNNNNNNNNNNNNNNNNNNNNNNNNNNNNNNNNNNNNNNNNNNNNNNNNNNNNNNNNNNNNNNNNNNNNNNNNNNNNNNNNNNNNNNNNNNNNNNNNNNNNNNNNNNNNNNNNNNNNNNNNNNNNNNNNNNNNNNNNNNNNNNNNNNNNNNNNNNNNNNNNNNNNNNctgcgaactaaaaggcgaactgccagaaaaaatacgattacaggattgactgatggaccaagaacaaaaatgaaacctcgtcatcctgggattggactacctacgttatctatttggataactgggcacaatttatgttatctgTTGCATGTTtgagttttgtgcatttgtaatgttccattttgtttttcgtatcttagttcccagacgtggggcccgatatgaaaaataaaatatgcatttataaggttccaatttattcgttacattggcgcccaacgtggggcacgaACCCACGATCCTGAGATTAAGAGTCTCATGCTCTACCGACTGAGCTAGCCGGGCTCACGTTggccacgttgggcgccaatgtaacgaaaaaaatggaaccttataaatgtacaTTTAATTTTCCGTTTCGgaccccacgtctgggaacttagatacgaaaaacaaaatggaacgttacaaatgtacaaaacacaaacatgcaacacataacattaattgtgcccagttatctaaatagataacgaagtccaatgccaggatgacgaggtttcataattattcttggtccatcagtcatcctagaattgtattgtgtttggcagttcgccttttagttcgcagcatctgttgcggcattcatagcttgtttttggtctaggaatttctaatcctaagggggcatcccgattcgggcaacaacacaagaccgcctacaatttgatgtccgtgttaggggacggtatgcgtgttttgtactagatcgctcctgaaatgtttggagcgctacaaatgcatattaaaattcagggacagatgtacaaaccttagtataacatacaaaataaactgacaaaatgttcacaaccatttacaaacgtaacaactgTTGTGCGTAACATGCTaccatcattggcgtagctaggattttattctggagggggcccaggggggggggggggtctgctgGCTTGAGATGACTTTCAAGTGGAATGGTCGCCCAATATgcgaatatgcaaatcggcattgcagttttgaggaattacAATGATCGTTTTAGATTTGCTtctatagtttcgtaaactatatgagtatgagcAATTCCTCCAACTTATGCTATTTTTACACTtcattacttcagagatttcttcagggatttctccatatattccttctagaattccgctagagattgctccaataattccatttgaaattattagaagtatttctgcaagaatgtttccagaaattcgttcagaaaattttatttcagattatcaaaaaaataatccaggaattgcttcaacatTTCGTACAAAATATcgtttaggagtccatccaattATTCCTGCAATTTTTCTTTCCTTCCTTCCTTTTTTacgcagggattcctgcagaaattcttcaaagaactagaaaccaggaattccacctctCCTGAGTTTCCCTAaggattgtttccgggattccttatgtgatttcttcacaaattcgcCCAAGAATTTCCGGGAAATCTTTCTGTGATTCTTTGAGGACCAACTTCCGGGAtgattttaggaattcttccaagaacatttcttgggattccttcagtaatttctcctggaattctttagaaactGCTCCATGAAATGAtccaagcttcctccaggaacttcaggaatccattaagaattcctcttcggattgattccgagatttctcctggagtttctttagaaactggtacaggggttcctccaagagttcctctacgtattctttttgggattccttcaggatttcctcaagtatttttgcgatttcttcagtactaactcctgggatttattcagaaactccccctggaattccctaagaaattgatccttggatttcttcgtaATTCATCCTgaggttcgtccaggaatttctcaaggtattcctccagatattccttcaggaattgttccagaattcctctgggaattcctgcagggattcctgtaaaaaatcttactgggattcatccaggaattcttctagggattcctccagggatacctccaaggatacctcaggcaatttctctagagattcctccaggaattcttccaagaattttttcagagatgctTCCAGAGAATCATCCTGAAagctctccagtgattcttcaagaaaatcttccaggtattccttcaggaattcttctaggaaatccgcaacgaattgctctaggaattccccaagatattcttaaaggaatacctccaggcattcgtcccagagtttctccagggatttcaatggaaaatcctctagggattcatccagacatttgtccaggatttcattcagggatttcttcaggagttttttttttaagaactccaccaggaattaccccacgaatttcttcagaaactactccaggatttgatccaggaattccttcagaaattactgcggctatttctccaggaagtcctcctggaaatcctcctgggattccttcagaaattccaccaggaaattatTCAGGAAATATTCAAGGAAAtactcctccagggtttcttccaggcatttctccagggactcctttaggaattccaccaagaaaatcaccaggaattaccccagaaatttctccataatctgatccaggatttcctttggaaattcctacagagatttatctaggacttttttcaagaagtcctccagggattccttcggaaattctttcaggaatttgttcaagaatttcttcaggaattttttccagggattcctgcgggaattcttgtagtatttcctccaggaattcatccaggaatttctcctccagggattcctccagagattccttcgggaattatttcacggattcctcctaaaattccaccaggaatccctccaggaattttctaggaattcctccaggggtttttccaagaattcccacaaggattcttacaagaatttctctagaaaattccctaaggattccttcaggatttctcaacATCAAcagattgctcaagaaatttctccagggattcctcccagaattcttctagggaactctccaagaatacacccagggatttctttaggattactTGCAGGGtttgctccatgaattcatccaggcatttctgcagggatatttatgatgtattttgaaaatattaagaG contains the following coding sequences:
- the LOC109409707 gene encoding zinc finger protein 878 — encoded protein: MDPDVKQSVPNGSIADAADSHTDCRLCLGGERLEDIFDQVADLQQWISEYLSIVIHPNDCLSHSICVNCRERLEEFCDYQQRCVEIQHVQRSESSMIVCDGDTTFTLNQLGKVEAIKKEPGSMENSQQICRLCLGRECVDDVFNYGDLHRWISDYLSIEISNEDSIRRFCCAMCRIRLEEFRNFHLRCLEVQTQLLNSNVTVVKVEPTETTAEDFESSKIVEETHGEQSIQCNVCHKVIKGSKHLKDRLRYHMVIHGPRKYACTMCEKAFVKSSHLKDHMKVHNKIDEEPVECKVCHKMLKNMNSFRVHKISHGPKKHVCVICDKAYAVRQNLKKHMQSHKSKSTFEAVKQHSDHPFRCDVCFKLLKNQISLRYHKKIHQPKRKVCPICNAAFVRSRDLRDHSATHSSSNGTEDGEKHIALPFKCNICPRAYKRYNSLQGHIKTHGPDKYRCSLCSKEFAEQQRLKAHMKTHNKYSAQSVEEIGEAELNKFLSGVPFECKICPLIYHSQKDLSKHILNVHKGKNQTTLGIEKCSPLDMQKSDDIVDALDPFKCTVCRKAFRTKAQLMEHMRKIRAKMTIECSICRERFGSRELLDKHIKDAIHAERSTQGNGNNAGNSMDDDMFEAEEIKVEIQSDSDD